The proteins below come from a single Oncorhynchus gorbuscha isolate QuinsamMale2020 ecotype Even-year linkage group LG12, OgorEven_v1.0, whole genome shotgun sequence genomic window:
- the LOC123991099 gene encoding homeobox protein engrailed-2a-like yields MEENDHSNRDAVRQGSADESNRVILPLLPAPGNLQQIPHRVTNFFIDNILRPDFGRKKEDNINHDESSHATRENHSPAVPRAEQVGSTVPTEGTSTPHPGGVAKKAEIATEEPLKPRGENGDQCLSSDSDSSQASSITPSKPPMLWPAWVYCTRYSDRPSSGPRSRKPKKKTTARKEDKRPRTAFTAEQLQRLKTEFQTNRYLTEQRRQSLAQELGLNESQIKIWFQNKRAKIKKATGAKNTLALHLMAQGLYNHATTSKDDKSDSD; encoded by the exons ATGGAAGAAAATGATCATAGCAACAGAGATGCGGTGCGCCAAGGGTCGGCGGACGAGTCAAACAGAGTGATACTCCCTCTATTACCAGCGCCGGGCAACCTGCAGCAGATCCCGCACCGAGTCACCAATTTCTTCATCGATAATATCTTACGGCCGGACTTTGGGCGGAAAAAAGAAGATAACATAAATCATGACGAAAGTAGTCACGCTACCAGAGAGAACCATAGCCCGGCAGTTCCAAGAGCGGAGCAAGTGGGGAGTACTGTGCCAACGGAGGGAACTTCCACTCCTCATCCAGGCGGCGTGGCCAAGAAGGCAGAAATAGCGACCGAAGAGCCCCTGAAACCCCGGGGGGAGAATGGAGATCAGTGCCTAAGCTCGGACTCGGATAGTTCTCAAGCCAGCTCAATTACACCATCCAAACCGCCTATGCTCTGGCCAGCTTGGGTGTACTGCACCAGATACTCGGACAGGCCCTCATCAG GACCGAGATCTCGAAAACCAAAGAAGAAAACCACCGCCAGGAAAGAGGACAAGCGACCAAGGACGGCCTTCACAGCGGAACAGCTACAAAGACTAAAAACCGAGTTTCAAACGAACCGGTATCTGACCGAACAAAGGCGACAGTCCCTGGCGCAAGAACTCGGCCTTAACGAATCTCAAATCAAAATCTGGTTCCAGAACAAAAGGGCAAAAATCAAGAAGGCCACCGGCGCAAAAAACACCCTAGCCTTGCACCTGATGGCACAGGGACTGTACAATCATGCTACGACGTCAAAAGATGATAAATCAGACAGCGATTGA